One segment of Megachile rotundata isolate GNS110a chromosome 6, iyMegRotu1, whole genome shotgun sequence DNA contains the following:
- the LOC100876283 gene encoding uncharacterized protein LOC100876283 isoform X1, whose translation MKTQPFHFEVLIVLLLSVIPWPGPSVFKISCPRDRASVVRRIVQKRWMPILKKYQVELPLECPFHESRDIFRPQQKAKHQHRPSQWTCGLCGKSFYAEKHLDAHFDNRHKSNVNTAEDAVCLADYCDIMRCDVLGNRDFESSLVDDEAAHHTTDIQVWKENTEQRSTSVMPCESRGLSRSNIQLYCHREDSGALENHRLPGTAYHVEIAGPDNKSNACDSEDEDEDEDDDDDDDEDDEENLVEAALPAVDKKQRRKGLHLRKLKSNCKPEELQKLKLQCEILVRDCIAGLLTNLSVRDFQEIEGELNRAICWYLSCDRYWEDTKRQQRHTPWYLLTIFLVVLSSSIYACYYVIWVLFNSAEEDRLDGTGSMDYTDGDYTATSPLHDPSGLGETRSSDRRKVEPADENLPISNEDMPDHYIYVAYPPELKRRLLESCYNRTTRL comes from the exons ATGAAGACCCAACCCTTCCATTTCGAG GTTTTGATAGTGTTACTGTTATCCGTAATCCCTTGGCCAGGACCGAGCGTGTTTAAGATATCATGTCCCCGTGATCGTGCATCCGTGGTGAGAAGGATCGTACAGAAG AGATGGATGCCCATTCTGAAGAAGTATCAGGTAGAGCTGCCATTGGAGTGTCCGTTTCACGAGAGTCGAGACATTTTTCGGCCTCAGCAAAAGGCGAAACACCAACACAGACCATCGCAATGGACGTGTGGCCTGTGTGGCAAGTCCTTCTATGCGGAGAAACATTTGGATGCCCACTTCGATAACAGACACAAGAGCAACGTCAACACG GCGGAGGACGCGGTGTGTCTCGCGGACTACTGCGACATCATGAGATGCGATGTGCTGGGCAATCGAGACTTCGAAAGTTCCCTGGTGGACGACGAGGCTGCCCATCACACCACGGATATCCAAGTATGGAAGGAGAACACGGAGCAACGTTCCACCTCGGTGATGCCGTGCGAGTCGCGAGGACTCTCCAGATCGAACATCCAACTGTACTGTCATCGAGAAGACAGCGGCGCGCTCGAGAATCATCGTTTACCCGGTACGGCGTATCACGTGGAGATCGCTGGTCCCGACAACAAGAGTAACGCTTGCGACAGcgaggacgaggacgaggacgaggacgacgacgacgacgacgacgaagacgACGAGGAAAACCTCGTGGAAGCGGCTCTACCTGCAGTCGACAAGAAGCAGCGACGCAAAGGGCTGCACCTGAGGAAACTCAAGTCCAACTGCAAGCCGGAAGAGCTGCAAAAGCTGAAGCTACAGTGCGAA ATATTGGTTCGCGATTGCATCGCTGGACTTTTGACGAACTTATCCGTTCGAGATTTCCAGGAGATCGAAG GTGAATTAAATCGCGCGATATGCTGGTACCTTAGCTGTGACAGATATTGGGAAGACACTAAAAGACAACAAAGGCATACACCTTGGTACCTATTGACCATTTTTCTGGTCGTACTCTCGTCGTCGATATACGCTTGCTATTATGTCATTTGGGTTCTGTTCAA TTCGGCGGAGGAGGACAGACTAGACGGGACCGGAAGTATGGACTACACGGATGGAGATTACACGGCTACGTCGCCGTTACACGATCCGAGTGGTCTTGGCGAGACTAGATCCAGCGACAGAAGAAAAGTCGAACCTGCGGACGAGAATTTACCGATCTCGAACGAAGACATGCCCGATCATTATATCTACGTAGCCTATCCACCCGAGCTAAAGCGGCGATTACTGGAGAG CTGCTACAACAGAACCACGCGACTTTGA
- the LOC100876283 gene encoding uncharacterized protein LOC100876283 isoform X2: MSKTIRVLIVLLLSVIPWPGPSVFKISCPRDRASVVRRIVQKRWMPILKKYQVELPLECPFHESRDIFRPQQKAKHQHRPSQWTCGLCGKSFYAEKHLDAHFDNRHKSNVNTAEDAVCLADYCDIMRCDVLGNRDFESSLVDDEAAHHTTDIQVWKENTEQRSTSVMPCESRGLSRSNIQLYCHREDSGALENHRLPGTAYHVEIAGPDNKSNACDSEDEDEDEDDDDDDDEDDEENLVEAALPAVDKKQRRKGLHLRKLKSNCKPEELQKLKLQCEILVRDCIAGLLTNLSVRDFQEIEGELNRAICWYLSCDRYWEDTKRQQRHTPWYLLTIFLVVLSSSIYACYYVIWVLFNSAEEDRLDGTGSMDYTDGDYTATSPLHDPSGLGETRSSDRRKVEPADENLPISNEDMPDHYIYVAYPPELKRRLLESCYNRTTRL; the protein is encoded by the exons ATGAGCAAAACGATCAGA GTTTTGATAGTGTTACTGTTATCCGTAATCCCTTGGCCAGGACCGAGCGTGTTTAAGATATCATGTCCCCGTGATCGTGCATCCGTGGTGAGAAGGATCGTACAGAAG AGATGGATGCCCATTCTGAAGAAGTATCAGGTAGAGCTGCCATTGGAGTGTCCGTTTCACGAGAGTCGAGACATTTTTCGGCCTCAGCAAAAGGCGAAACACCAACACAGACCATCGCAATGGACGTGTGGCCTGTGTGGCAAGTCCTTCTATGCGGAGAAACATTTGGATGCCCACTTCGATAACAGACACAAGAGCAACGTCAACACG GCGGAGGACGCGGTGTGTCTCGCGGACTACTGCGACATCATGAGATGCGATGTGCTGGGCAATCGAGACTTCGAAAGTTCCCTGGTGGACGACGAGGCTGCCCATCACACCACGGATATCCAAGTATGGAAGGAGAACACGGAGCAACGTTCCACCTCGGTGATGCCGTGCGAGTCGCGAGGACTCTCCAGATCGAACATCCAACTGTACTGTCATCGAGAAGACAGCGGCGCGCTCGAGAATCATCGTTTACCCGGTACGGCGTATCACGTGGAGATCGCTGGTCCCGACAACAAGAGTAACGCTTGCGACAGcgaggacgaggacgaggacgaggacgacgacgacgacgacgacgaagacgACGAGGAAAACCTCGTGGAAGCGGCTCTACCTGCAGTCGACAAGAAGCAGCGACGCAAAGGGCTGCACCTGAGGAAACTCAAGTCCAACTGCAAGCCGGAAGAGCTGCAAAAGCTGAAGCTACAGTGCGAA ATATTGGTTCGCGATTGCATCGCTGGACTTTTGACGAACTTATCCGTTCGAGATTTCCAGGAGATCGAAG GTGAATTAAATCGCGCGATATGCTGGTACCTTAGCTGTGACAGATATTGGGAAGACACTAAAAGACAACAAAGGCATACACCTTGGTACCTATTGACCATTTTTCTGGTCGTACTCTCGTCGTCGATATACGCTTGCTATTATGTCATTTGGGTTCTGTTCAA TTCGGCGGAGGAGGACAGACTAGACGGGACCGGAAGTATGGACTACACGGATGGAGATTACACGGCTACGTCGCCGTTACACGATCCGAGTGGTCTTGGCGAGACTAGATCCAGCGACAGAAGAAAAGTCGAACCTGCGGACGAGAATTTACCGATCTCGAACGAAGACATGCCCGATCATTATATCTACGTAGCCTATCCACCCGAGCTAAAGCGGCGATTACTGGAGAG CTGCTACAACAGAACCACGCGACTTTGA
- the LOC100877401 gene encoding uncharacterized protein LOC100877401 isoform X2: MGLKKGDVIALVAPNYPESILSFLGSLEADLVVTTVNPFYTIDEIRRQLKDSGSKAVITVAEIARSTFEAAKGAVPPGSPIIVIDDGTGPIPEGTIPFKDLIERGKTLPPLKQSQVSINDVTILPYSSGTTGLPKGVMLTHRNLVSNMEMVEHTSKGVLWDSATDDFQEVLPMVLPFFHIFGMNVAVLPRLAEGTKIITIPKFTPELFTTTLAKHRTTGLFVVPPILLFLNASPFIKREYLESIHHIISGAAPLSDPDVERFYEKFQIDSSKLKFCQGYGMTETAPVICMETTGLKAGSVGKNVAVCDLRLVDPITNVDISSPEQTGEIWVRGPHVMKGYLNNENATREIIVENGWLRTGDIAYYDKDFDFFVTDRLKELIKVKGFQVAPAELEALLRMHPQVQEAAVVGIPDERCGEVPKAFILPAKNAKLTAEDIQNFVKGKVSEHKQLRGGVTFVDNIPISASGKILRTHLKNKFT; this comes from the exons ATGGGCCTGAAGAAAGGCGACGTGATTGCCCTGGTGGCACCCAATTATCCAGAATCGATTCTATCGTTTCTTGGCTCATTGGAGGCTGATCTCGTTGTGACCACTGTGAATCCATTTTATACAATTG ATGAAATTAGGAGACAATTGAAAGATTCTGGGTCGAAAGCGGTCATTACCGTGGCAGAAATTGCACGATCCACGTTCGAAGCAGCCAAGGGTGCTGTTCCACCTGGATCGCCCATCATAGTTATCGATGATGGTACTGGACCAATTCCGGAAGGTACTATACCATTTAAG GATTTGATCGAGCGTGGCAAAACTCTGCCTCCTTTGAAGCAATCTCAAGTATCCATTAACGATGTGACGATCTTGCCGTATTCCAGTGGAACAACCGGTTTACCAAAGGGTGTTATGTTAACGCACAGAAATCTTGTATCCAACATGGAAATGGTGGAGCATACGTCAAAAGGAGTATTGTGGGATTCGGCGACAG ACGACTTCCAAGAGGTGTTGCCTATGGTATTACCGTTCTTCCATATATTCGGAATGAACGTTGCTGTTTTGCCCCGTCTCGCAGAGGGCACGAAAATAATCACTATCCCTAAATTCACACCCGAACTATTTACTACCACTTTAGCCAAACACCGG ACGACAGGTCTGTTCGTTGTGCCAccgatacttttatttttaaacgcaTCTCCGTTTATTAAGAGGGAATATTTGGAGAGCATTCATCACATAATCAGTGGAGCAGCACCCTTATCGGATCCAGATGTCGAAAGATTCTACGAGAAATTCCAAATAGATTCTAGTAAATTGAAATTCTGTCAAG GATACGGGATGACGGAGACCGCGCCGGTCATATGCATGGAAACAACCGGACTGAAGGCAGGCAGCGTCGGAAAGAATGTAGCCGTGTGCGATTTGCGATTAGTCGATCCGATTACCAACGTAGATATATCTAGTCCCGAACAAACCGGTGAAATCTGGGTGAGGGGTCCTCACGTTATGAAAGGGTACTTAAATAACGAAAACGCCACCAGGGAGATAATTGTCGAGAACGGCTGGCTGAGAACCGGGGATATAGCTTACTATGACAAGGATTTCGATTTCTTTGTCACGGACAGATTGAAAGAGTTGATCAAAGTTAAAGGGTTCCAG GTAGCACCGGCGGAACTGGAGGCGTTGTTAAGAATGCATCCGCAAGTACAGGAAGCGGCTGTGGTTGGTATTCCGGACGAAAGGTGCGGTGAAGTGCCAAAAGCTTTCATATTGCCTGCGAAGAACGCGAAACTGACCGCCGAGGATATCCAGAATTTCGTGAAGGGAAAAGTTTCCGAGCACAAGCAGCTTCGAG GAGGAGTCACATTCGTGGATAACATACCGATCAGCGCGAGCGGAAAGATCCTGCGAACGCATTTGAAGAATAAGTTTACATAA
- the LOC100877401 gene encoding uncharacterized protein LOC100877401 isoform X1: MTTVRQILRCTRRLSQIQESGVKLLNRSARCASTQARQKIIKDENGKKIISSPYGEFTPSEMSTQEFVWQNVDKFANKTALVCSITGRTYTYSESRDAANYVARSLSNMGLKKGDVIALVAPNYPESILSFLGSLEADLVVTTVNPFYTIDEIRRQLKDSGSKAVITVAEIARSTFEAAKGAVPPGSPIIVIDDGTGPIPEGTIPFKDLIERGKTLPPLKQSQVSINDVTILPYSSGTTGLPKGVMLTHRNLVSNMEMVEHTSKGVLWDSATDDFQEVLPMVLPFFHIFGMNVAVLPRLAEGTKIITIPKFTPELFTTTLAKHRTTGLFVVPPILLFLNASPFIKREYLESIHHIISGAAPLSDPDVERFYEKFQIDSSKLKFCQGYGMTETAPVICMETTGLKAGSVGKNVAVCDLRLVDPITNVDISSPEQTGEIWVRGPHVMKGYLNNENATREIIVENGWLRTGDIAYYDKDFDFFVTDRLKELIKVKGFQVAPAELEALLRMHPQVQEAAVVGIPDERCGEVPKAFILPAKNAKLTAEDIQNFVKGKVSEHKQLRGGVTFVDNIPISASGKILRTHLKNKFT, from the exons ATGACGACTGTGAGGCAAATTCTCCGCTGCACCCGAAGGCTCAGCCAAATACAAGAGAGTGGGGTGAAACTTTTAAACCGGTCTGCTAGATGCGCGTCCACCCAGGCACGACAAAAAATCATCAAGGATGAAAACGGAAAAAAAATTATCTCGTCGCCGTATGGCGAATTCACGCCTTCCGAGATGAGCACTCAAGAGTTCGTATGGCAAAACGTCGACAAATTCGCCAATAAGACTGCTCTG GTGTGCTCGATAACCGGACGGACGTATACGTACAGCGAATCGAGGGATGCAGCTAATTATGTGGCGAGAAGTTTGTCGAACATGGGCCTGAAGAAAGGCGACGTGATTGCCCTGGTGGCACCCAATTATCCAGAATCGATTCTATCGTTTCTTGGCTCATTGGAGGCTGATCTCGTTGTGACCACTGTGAATCCATTTTATACAATTG ATGAAATTAGGAGACAATTGAAAGATTCTGGGTCGAAAGCGGTCATTACCGTGGCAGAAATTGCACGATCCACGTTCGAAGCAGCCAAGGGTGCTGTTCCACCTGGATCGCCCATCATAGTTATCGATGATGGTACTGGACCAATTCCGGAAGGTACTATACCATTTAAG GATTTGATCGAGCGTGGCAAAACTCTGCCTCCTTTGAAGCAATCTCAAGTATCCATTAACGATGTGACGATCTTGCCGTATTCCAGTGGAACAACCGGTTTACCAAAGGGTGTTATGTTAACGCACAGAAATCTTGTATCCAACATGGAAATGGTGGAGCATACGTCAAAAGGAGTATTGTGGGATTCGGCGACAG ACGACTTCCAAGAGGTGTTGCCTATGGTATTACCGTTCTTCCATATATTCGGAATGAACGTTGCTGTTTTGCCCCGTCTCGCAGAGGGCACGAAAATAATCACTATCCCTAAATTCACACCCGAACTATTTACTACCACTTTAGCCAAACACCGG ACGACAGGTCTGTTCGTTGTGCCAccgatacttttatttttaaacgcaTCTCCGTTTATTAAGAGGGAATATTTGGAGAGCATTCATCACATAATCAGTGGAGCAGCACCCTTATCGGATCCAGATGTCGAAAGATTCTACGAGAAATTCCAAATAGATTCTAGTAAATTGAAATTCTGTCAAG GATACGGGATGACGGAGACCGCGCCGGTCATATGCATGGAAACAACCGGACTGAAGGCAGGCAGCGTCGGAAAGAATGTAGCCGTGTGCGATTTGCGATTAGTCGATCCGATTACCAACGTAGATATATCTAGTCCCGAACAAACCGGTGAAATCTGGGTGAGGGGTCCTCACGTTATGAAAGGGTACTTAAATAACGAAAACGCCACCAGGGAGATAATTGTCGAGAACGGCTGGCTGAGAACCGGGGATATAGCTTACTATGACAAGGATTTCGATTTCTTTGTCACGGACAGATTGAAAGAGTTGATCAAAGTTAAAGGGTTCCAG GTAGCACCGGCGGAACTGGAGGCGTTGTTAAGAATGCATCCGCAAGTACAGGAAGCGGCTGTGGTTGGTATTCCGGACGAAAGGTGCGGTGAAGTGCCAAAAGCTTTCATATTGCCTGCGAAGAACGCGAAACTGACCGCCGAGGATATCCAGAATTTCGTGAAGGGAAAAGTTTCCGAGCACAAGCAGCTTCGAG GAGGAGTCACATTCGTGGATAACATACCGATCAGCGCGAGCGGAAAGATCCTGCGAACGCATTTGAAGAATAAGTTTACATAA